In a single window of the Saccharothrix australiensis genome:
- a CDS encoding helix-turn-helix domain-containing protein — translation MNENWSAVAEAVNARAAELALKQRELAEKSGVSLAIVREIQQGRIERRRNPRTLEALSIALDWHPQHLTAVLKGQSPPEADPASAPVDNPVIPLLNTIIREIRGLRAQLGTLTNRLDDEPRRKD, via the coding sequence GTGAACGAGAATTGGTCGGCAGTCGCGGAGGCAGTGAACGCCCGCGCGGCCGAACTGGCTTTGAAGCAGCGGGAACTCGCCGAGAAGTCGGGCGTCTCGCTCGCGATCGTGCGCGAGATCCAGCAAGGTCGAATCGAACGTCGCCGCAACCCGCGAACCTTGGAAGCGCTGTCGATCGCGCTCGACTGGCACCCGCAGCACCTGACGGCGGTTCTCAAGGGTCAGAGCCCACCGGAGGCAGATCCCGCCTCGGCACCGGTCGACAACCCGGTGATCCCGCTGTTGAACACCATCATCCGGGAGATCCGCGGACTGCGTGCCCAGCTCGGAACGCTCACCAATCGACTTGACGACGAGCCGCGAAGAAAGGACTAG
- a CDS encoding helix-turn-helix transcriptional regulator translates to MGELCGRQAEVDAIAGLLAGARTGRSSALVVRGEPGIGKTALLDHAAAAAGGLRLLRGTGVEFEAELPYSGLQLLLRQALGSLPALPAPQRAALEAAFGLGPAPGSEPLLVGLAVLSLLAEHADGTGLVCLVDDAQWLDRASRDALLFAARRLHAEGVVLIFAARDGEGAFPAAGLPELHLSGLAPEAAAALLDRHPLAPALRYRLLAEAGGNPLALLELPVALAAERGSAFSPGALPLTSRLLLAFHGQVSRLPETCQSLLLTAAAEETGELAVVLRAAAALGATVEDLAPAERAGLVRRDDTDGAAIRFRHPLLRAAVHQRAPLARRLAVHRALAAALDSPEHADRRAWHLATAATGVDEEVAAALERTAARARERRGHEAAAAAYERAAHLSAEPADRARREALAAEAALEAGDLARARALGDRAGRRLGEDPAMHARITQVRALADFWQGSYSSAHRSLLDGAALVRDTDPGQAAALVLQAVHTAWYLGERQLAATLDRLAALPLDDADPLAPVGAHLTHLDQGRAGPPPPLADTLAAVRRRGRAPDQALLILCGAALALGQDADAHELATALAAEHRARGGAGRLPTALFFMAEGEVFTGRHLDALATATEALGLARDTGQQQWVSQFSSVLAHLDAAKGDEAACRRNAEAGLAGTTAGAAAPGAPWAHWSLGLLDLGLGRVESALARFERLTREPMRHHICATRSTPDLVESAVRVGAPERAAEPLARFERWAGSVRQPWADALVLRCRALLADDDRTEELYAAALELHDRDGRVLEHARTALLYGEWLRRARRKAEARGSLQDALEVFERLGMRPWAERARGELTATGAPERGPRPAEGVAAGLTPQELQIARLAARGLSNRDIAAQLFLSHRTVGYHLYKAYPKLGVASRSELKDLADRLGR, encoded by the coding sequence ATGGGGGAGTTGTGCGGGAGACAGGCCGAGGTGGACGCGATCGCCGGGCTGCTGGCGGGAGCCCGGACGGGGCGCAGTTCGGCGCTTGTGGTTCGGGGTGAGCCGGGTATCGGCAAGACGGCCTTGCTCGACCACGCCGCCGCGGCGGCGGGCGGCTTGCGGCTGCTCCGCGGCACCGGTGTCGAGTTCGAGGCGGAGTTGCCGTACTCGGGACTTCAACTGCTGCTGCGCCAGGCGCTCGGGTCCCTCCCCGCGCTGCCCGCCCCGCAGCGCGCGGCCCTGGAGGCGGCGTTCGGGCTCGGGCCCGCCCCCGGCTCCGAGCCGCTGCTGGTGGGGCTCGCGGTGCTCTCCCTGCTGGCCGAGCACGCGGACGGGACGGGGCTGGTGTGCCTCGTCGATGACGCGCAGTGGCTCGACCGGGCTTCGCGGGACGCCCTGCTGTTCGCCGCCCGACGCCTGCACGCCGAGGGCGTGGTCCTGATCTTCGCCGCCCGCGACGGCGAGGGGGCCTTCCCCGCCGCCGGCCTGCCGGAGCTGCACCTGTCCGGGCTGGCCCCCGAGGCCGCCGCCGCCCTGCTCGACCGGCACCCGCTCGCGCCCGCCCTGCGCTACCGCCTGCTCGCCGAGGCGGGCGGCAACCCGCTGGCCCTGCTGGAGCTGCCGGTCGCCCTGGCCGCCGAGCGCGGCAGCGCGTTCTCGCCGGGCGCGCTCCCCCTCACCAGCCGCCTCCTGCTGGCCTTCCACGGCCAGGTCAGCCGGTTGCCGGAGACCTGCCAGAGCCTGCTCCTGACGGCGGCGGCCGAGGAGACCGGCGAGCTGGCCGTGGTCCTGCGCGCCGCCGCCGCGCTGGGCGCGACCGTCGAGGACCTGGCCCCCGCCGAACGGGCGGGCCTGGTGCGCCGCGACGACACCGACGGCGCCGCGATCCGCTTCCGCCACCCCCTGCTCCGCGCCGCCGTCCACCAGCGCGCGCCGCTCGCGCGGCGGCTCGCCGTCCACCGCGCGCTCGCCGCCGCCCTGGACTCGCCCGAGCACGCCGACCGCCGGGCCTGGCACCTGGCGACCGCCGCCACCGGGGTCGACGAGGAGGTCGCCGCCGCGCTGGAGCGGACCGCCGCCCGCGCCCGCGAGCGCCGCGGCCACGAGGCGGCCGCGGCGGCGTACGAGCGGGCCGCCCACCTGAGCGCCGAGCCCGCCGACCGCGCCCGCCGCGAGGCCCTGGCGGCGGAGGCCGCGCTGGAGGCGGGCGACCTGGCGCGCGCCAGGGCCCTGGGTGATCGCGCGGGACGGCGGCTGGGCGAGGACCCGGCGATGCACGCGCGGATCACCCAGGTGCGCGCGCTCGCCGACTTCTGGCAGGGCTCCTACTCCTCCGCCCACCGGTCGCTGCTCGACGGGGCCGCGCTCGTCCGCGACACCGATCCCGGCCAGGCCGCCGCGTTGGTGCTCCAGGCCGTCCACACCGCGTGGTACCTGGGTGAGCGGCAGCTCGCGGCGACGCTGGACCGGCTGGCCGCGCTGCCGCTGGACGACGCGGACCCGCTCGCGCCGGTCGGCGCCCACCTCACCCACCTCGACCAGGGCCGGGCCGGGCCACCGCCGCCGCTGGCCGACACCCTCGCGGCGGTGCGGCGGCGGGGCCGCGCGCCCGACCAGGCGCTGCTGATCCTCTGCGGCGCGGCGCTCGCGCTGGGCCAGGACGCCGACGCCCACGAGCTGGCGACCGCGCTCGCCGCCGAGCACCGCGCCAGGGGCGGCGCCGGGCGGCTGCCGACGGCCTTGTTCTTCATGGCCGAGGGCGAGGTGTTCACCGGGCGGCACCTGGACGCGCTCGCCACGGCGACCGAGGCCCTCGGGCTCGCCCGCGACACCGGCCAGCAGCAGTGGGTCAGCCAGTTCAGCAGCGTGCTCGCCCACCTCGACGCCGCCAAGGGCGACGAGGCGGCCTGCCGGCGCAACGCCGAGGCGGGCCTGGCGGGCACCACCGCCGGTGCCGCCGCCCCCGGCGCGCCGTGGGCGCACTGGTCGCTCGGGCTGCTCGACCTCGGCCTCGGCCGCGTCGAGTCGGCGCTCGCCCGCTTCGAGCGCCTGACCCGCGAGCCGATGCGCCACCACATCTGCGCCACCCGCTCGACACCCGACCTGGTGGAGTCGGCCGTGCGGGTCGGGGCCCCGGAACGCGCCGCCGAGCCCCTGGCGCGCTTCGAGCGGTGGGCCGGGTCGGTGCGGCAGCCGTGGGCCGACGCGCTCGTGCTGCGCTGCCGCGCGCTGCTCGCCGACGACGACCGGACCGAGGAGCTGTACGCCGCCGCCCTGGAGCTGCACGACCGGGACGGCCGCGTGCTGGAGCACGCCAGGACCGCGCTGCTCTACGGCGAGTGGCTGCGGAGGGCCCGGCGGAAGGCCGAGGCGCGCGGCTCGCTGCAGGACGCCCTGGAGGTCTTCGAGCGGCTCGGGATGCGGCCGTGGGCCGAGCGCGCCCGCGGCGAACTCACCGCGACCGGCGCGCCGGAGCGGGGACCTCGGCCCGCCGAGGGGGTGGCCGCCGGCCTCACCCCGCAGGAACTCCAGATCGCCCGGCTCGCCGCGCGGGGACTGTCCAACCGCGACATCGCCGCGCAGCTCTTCCTCAGCCACCGGACCGTCGGCTACCACCTCTACAAGGCGTACCCCAAGCTCGGTGTCGCCTCCCGGAGCGAGCTGAAGGACCTCGCCGATCGACTGGGGCGGTGA
- a CDS encoding NUDIX domain-containing protein → MAAGALFVDGDRVLMVRKTYGERWDLPGGYVDSGESPAAACRREIAEELGLDRQVVKPLVIDWAPWDSEGDKILWIFDCGPLGEDAQHIRLDPAELDHWAWVPIDAVADHAIPRLARRIRHAYDAYRSSQTVYLEHGELPASTTP, encoded by the coding sequence ATGGCCGCTGGCGCTCTGTTTGTCGACGGCGACCGTGTCCTGATGGTTCGCAAGACCTACGGCGAGCGATGGGATCTCCCAGGGGGCTACGTCGACAGCGGCGAGTCGCCAGCCGCAGCGTGCAGGCGCGAGATCGCCGAAGAACTTGGCCTCGACCGCCAGGTCGTCAAGCCGCTGGTGATCGACTGGGCACCCTGGGACTCCGAAGGCGACAAAATTCTTTGGATCTTCGACTGCGGCCCGCTGGGCGAGGACGCTCAACACATCCGCCTTGATCCCGCCGAGCTTGATCACTGGGCTTGGGTGCCGATCGACGCCGTTGCCGACCACGCCATCCCCAGGCTCGCCCGACGCATCCGGCACGCCTACGACGCCTACCGGTCCAGCCAGACCGTCTACCTCGAACACGGCGAGCTTCCAGCATCCACTACTCCGTAG
- a CDS encoding transcriptional regulator: MSWTVRLRTQAFNRAALLAGFPSVYALAQAMRVERSTVHRVLNGEQRPGPAFIGGALMVLKPMDFGDLFEVVSKPL, translated from the coding sequence ATGTCGTGGACTGTCAGGCTGCGTACGCAGGCTTTCAACCGGGCCGCGCTGCTCGCGGGGTTCCCGTCGGTCTACGCGCTGGCACAGGCGATGAGGGTCGAGCGGTCGACGGTGCACCGGGTGTTGAACGGGGAGCAGCGTCCCGGACCCGCGTTCATCGGTGGTGCGTTGATGGTGCTCAAGCCGATGGACTTCGGTGATCTGTTCGAGGTCGTCTCCAAGCCCCTGTGA
- a CDS encoding WhiB family transcriptional regulator: MPEWDDQDLSDQELAARLCAECEVRRACLELDLRTVGADAFGVWGGLSDEDRRALHPVWRARRNGRGGQS, encoded by the coding sequence GTGCCCGAGTGGGACGACCAGGACCTGAGCGATCAGGAGCTGGCGGCGCGCCTGTGCGCGGAGTGCGAGGTTCGGCGTGCGTGCTTGGAACTGGACCTGCGCACGGTCGGTGCTGACGCGTTCGGGGTGTGGGGTGGTCTGTCCGACGAGGACCGGCGTGCCCTGCACCCGGTGTGGCGGGCGCGGCGCAACGGGAGGGGTGGGCAGTCATGA
- a CDS encoding cell division protein FtsK codes for MSTVKGVGRVVAFGRPPAAPDESTAARLAREAAGAAELRAHQARPDVVAWRVERVRAQVDRLCWVGIVLGLGFTMTNVQHFAAGTASAWSLPWWAAWLLDPTVSLVLLAILRAEQVTARYQVRTGPWVRRAKWFTLAATYVMNTWASYTAGSLSGIVLHSVPPLVVFVAAEAVTDLRDKLTEAVSAAFTEAAQPSTTVAATSTAGVRERGSAESAKRTASGGRTSFGDIRALTLFRWKVTGAVGGGVAVAVAVLDLLHGHRVLWIGGGVVAVGLAVLGRKDGSPGRKAVLSGPRTLTWTMDSRALVDAFRDAKLIGKDETLRLVERATRQGDGWAVTVDLPATRKAADVVKNREALASALAVDEVQLVAERVRGNGGHAGRVALWVADKDPYSGAPQRTPMLDVQRWDAWQPVPFGKDARQRRVDLPLVWTSLLVGAIPRQGKTFATRLAAAGLILDPHTRLYVADFKAGKDWYVAGLVAHRFLSGDEPGDVLTLVDWLVELVREVQGRYRRMQELDDEVCPESKITPAMSRDPHLNMPVTSIIIDEVQVPLEDRTPLEVQEKKLTAGEYVGELLTWLARKGPAAGIVLVLATQRPDSKTIPSNLRAVMGSRFALRVMDWRDSNIVLGEQMNTRGYDSSRLLASHKGVGILRPDGGTTGGADVLAITVRTFYMPNEDWRTICRRGRVLREAEGTLSGHAAGEDTGLAPDRMVFAIGTVTGHAEEEELPEPLASVVDYLGDDLGERDFVPTAELVAALDVEPTAFGLQMGELGCRPKRDRITTHDGVRQVRGYLTAEIREAITRHSTS; via the coding sequence GTGAGCACCGTGAAGGGTGTGGGAAGGGTGGTCGCCTTCGGGCGGCCACCCGCCGCGCCGGACGAGAGCACAGCGGCGAGGCTCGCGAGGGAGGCCGCTGGGGCGGCCGAGCTGCGAGCGCACCAGGCGCGGCCCGACGTGGTCGCGTGGCGAGTCGAACGCGTGCGGGCGCAGGTGGACCGGCTGTGTTGGGTTGGGATCGTGCTCGGGCTGGGGTTCACGATGACCAACGTCCAGCACTTCGCGGCGGGTACGGCGTCGGCCTGGTCGCTGCCGTGGTGGGCCGCGTGGTTGCTGGACCCGACCGTGTCGTTGGTGCTGCTGGCGATCCTGCGCGCGGAGCAGGTGACGGCTCGCTACCAGGTGCGGACAGGGCCTTGGGTGCGTCGGGCGAAGTGGTTCACCTTGGCGGCCACGTACGTGATGAACACCTGGGCGTCGTACACGGCCGGGTCGCTGTCCGGAATCGTGCTGCACTCCGTGCCTCCGCTGGTGGTGTTCGTGGCTGCGGAGGCGGTCACGGATCTACGCGACAAGTTGACGGAAGCGGTGTCGGCAGCGTTCACGGAAGCGGCTCAGCCTTCGACAACCGTTGCGGCCACGTCAACGGCTGGCGTTCGTGAACGAGGGTCTGCGGAGTCCGCCAAGCGCACGGCGTCAGGTGGACGGACGTCGTTCGGTGACATCCGGGCGTTGACGTTGTTCCGCTGGAAGGTCACTGGTGCCGTTGGTGGTGGTGTCGCTGTGGCGGTCGCGGTGCTCGACCTCCTGCACGGGCACCGGGTGTTGTGGATTGGTGGTGGTGTCGTGGCGGTCGGGTTGGCTGTCCTGGGTCGTAAGGACGGCTCGCCGGGTCGTAAGGCGGTGTTGTCCGGTCCGCGCACGTTGACGTGGACGATGGACAGTCGGGCGCTCGTGGACGCGTTCCGGGACGCGAAGCTCATCGGCAAGGACGAGACGCTACGACTCGTGGAACGCGCCACCAGGCAGGGCGACGGCTGGGCCGTCACGGTCGACCTGCCTGCTACGCGCAAGGCGGCCGACGTGGTGAAGAACCGTGAGGCGTTGGCGTCCGCGCTGGCGGTGGACGAGGTCCAGCTCGTCGCCGAACGCGTGCGCGGCAACGGTGGCCATGCCGGGCGCGTGGCGCTGTGGGTGGCGGACAAGGACCCTTACAGCGGTGCTCCGCAGCGGACGCCGATGCTCGATGTTCAACGGTGGGATGCGTGGCAGCCGGTGCCGTTCGGGAAGGATGCGCGGCAGCGGAGGGTGGACCTGCCGTTGGTGTGGACGTCGTTGCTCGTGGGCGCGATCCCGAGGCAGGGCAAGACGTTTGCGACACGACTGGCGGCGGCCGGGTTGATCCTCGACCCGCACACGCGGCTCTACGTGGCCGACTTCAAGGCAGGCAAGGACTGGTATGTGGCGGGACTGGTAGCCCACCGGTTCTTGTCCGGCGACGAACCGGGTGACGTGCTCACCCTCGTGGACTGGCTCGTGGAACTCGTCCGTGAAGTCCAAGGCCGCTACCGCAGGATGCAGGAGCTTGACGACGAGGTGTGCCCCGAATCGAAGATCACGCCTGCCATGTCCCGCGATCCGCACCTGAACATGCCGGTTACCTCGATCATCATCGATGAGGTGCAGGTGCCGTTGGAGGATCGGACACCGCTGGAGGTGCAGGAGAAGAAGCTCACCGCCGGTGAGTACGTGGGTGAGCTGTTGACGTGGCTCGCCCGTAAGGGACCGGCCGCGGGCATTGTGCTCGTGCTGGCGACGCAGCGTCCGGACAGCAAGACCATCCCCAGCAACCTCCGCGCGGTGATGGGCTCGCGGTTCGCGCTGCGGGTGATGGACTGGCGGGACAGCAACATCGTCCTGGGTGAACAGATGAACACGCGAGGCTACGACAGCAGTCGCCTCCTGGCCTCGCACAAGGGCGTCGGAATCCTCCGTCCGGACGGAGGGACTACCGGCGGTGCCGACGTGCTTGCCATCACGGTCCGCACCTTCTACATGCCCAACGAGGACTGGCGCACCATCTGTCGACGCGGCCGGGTGCTCCGGGAAGCGGAAGGGACGCTCAGCGGACACGCGGCGGGTGAGGACACCGGATTGGCACCCGACCGGATGGTGTTCGCCATCGGCACCGTGACCGGACATGCAGAGGAAGAGGAACTGCCCGAACCACTCGCGTCCGTTGTGGACTACCTCGGAGACGATCTCGGGGAGCGGGACTTCGTACCCACCGCCGAACTCGTCGCGGCGCTGGACGTGGAGCCGACGGCGTTCGGCTTGCAGATGGGCGAACTGGGGTGCAGGCCCAAGCGTGACCGGATCACCACCCACGACGGTGTGCGTCAGGTGCGCGGCTACCTCACCGCCGAGATCCGGGAGGCGATCACCCGACACAGCACGTCGTAA
- a CDS encoding nuclear transport factor 2 family protein, translating to MSDVNELVQRYLAAWNETDAAARQAVLAEVFGEDAVYTDPLISVRGRDGLDAAIAGVQAQFGGLVFSLGGAVDAHHDVARFTWHLGPAGGEPIVIGFDVVVIGDDGRISQVLGFLDRVPAGV from the coding sequence ATGAGCGACGTGAACGAGCTGGTCCAGCGCTACCTCGCCGCCTGGAACGAGACGGACGCCGCCGCGCGGCAGGCGGTCCTGGCGGAGGTCTTCGGCGAGGACGCGGTCTACACCGACCCGCTGATCTCGGTCCGGGGCAGGGACGGGCTCGACGCCGCCATCGCGGGGGTCCAGGCGCAGTTCGGGGGGTTGGTCTTCAGCCTCGGTGGCGCCGTGGACGCCCACCACGACGTCGCGCGGTTCACCTGGCACCTGGGGCCTGCCGGCGGGGAGCCGATCGTCATCGGGTTCGACGTCGTCGTGATCGGCGACGACGGTCGGATCAGCCAGGTGCTCGGTTTCCTCGACCGGGTGCCGGCCGGGGTCTGA
- a CDS encoding GrpB family protein, giving the protein MPAFEEITRHHDIDPDEDPWVQGPPAPETVVLVPYDPEWPARYQALAADIRSALGDAALEVDHVGSTSVEGLTAKDVIDIDLVVADPRDEDAYVPLLEPLGYVLVIREPSFHEHRALRLSDPRVNLHVFGPDCPEVIRHRMFRDWLRTHPEDRALYENAKRSAVPGGGTVMDYNRRKEGVIRDIYDRLFRAAGML; this is encoded by the coding sequence GTGCCTGCTTTCGAGGAGATCACCCGCCACCACGACATCGACCCGGACGAGGACCCGTGGGTGCAGGGCCCTCCCGCACCCGAAACGGTCGTCCTCGTCCCGTACGACCCGGAGTGGCCCGCCCGCTACCAAGCCTTGGCGGCGGACATCCGGTCGGCGCTCGGCGACGCGGCGCTGGAGGTCGACCACGTCGGCTCGACGTCCGTCGAGGGGCTGACGGCCAAGGACGTCATCGACATCGACCTCGTCGTGGCCGATCCCCGCGACGAGGACGCCTACGTGCCGCTGCTCGAACCCCTCGGCTACGTCCTGGTGATCCGCGAACCGTCGTTCCACGAGCACCGCGCCCTGCGCCTCTCCGACCCCAGGGTCAACCTGCACGTGTTCGGCCCGGACTGCCCGGAGGTCATCCGCCACCGCATGTTCCGCGACTGGCTGCGGACCCACCCCGAGGACCGCGCGCTCTACGAGAACGCGAAGCGATCGGCCGTGCCCGGTGGCGGCACCGTGATGGACTACAACCGGCGCAAGGAGGGCGTGATCCGCGACATCTACGACCGCCTGTTCCGCGCGGCGGGCATGCTGTGA
- a CDS encoding DUF1330 domain-containing protein has protein sequence MTAYVIAHLRDPEEFHPEVLEYMERIQATMDPFAGRFVVHGGAVDVREGEWPGSVVMLRFPSVEDARNWYESAAYQAILPLRADHLEGEVIIVEGVGPDHDAAAKAAGIRASLPVRG, from the coding sequence ATGACCGCTTATGTGATCGCGCACCTTCGCGACCCGGAGGAATTCCACCCGGAGGTGCTGGAGTACATGGAACGCATCCAGGCGACGATGGACCCGTTCGCCGGGCGCTTCGTCGTCCACGGTGGAGCGGTGGACGTCCGCGAGGGCGAGTGGCCCGGAAGCGTCGTCATGCTCCGGTTCCCGTCGGTGGAGGACGCGCGGAACTGGTACGAGTCGGCCGCGTACCAGGCGATCCTGCCGCTGCGGGCGGACCACCTGGAGGGTGAGGTGATCATCGTCGAAGGCGTCGGGCCCGACCACGACGCGGCGGCGAAGGCCGCCGGGATCAGGGCTTCGCTGCCCGTCCGGGGGTGA
- a CDS encoding NUDIX hydrolase, with amino-acid sequence MAVALLLNAREEVLTLWRYRFAVDQWGYELIGGLVEEGEDPATTAAREAVEETGWRPVGEPEHVATFQPLPGMVDAPVNAYIWRHADKVGEPTDAEEAARIEWIPIDRMGELIKRGEVLGSGAIVPVLFYLASRST; translated from the coding sequence GTGGCAGTCGCCCTGCTCCTGAACGCGCGTGAAGAGGTGCTGACACTGTGGCGCTACCGGTTCGCCGTTGATCAGTGGGGCTACGAACTCATAGGTGGCCTGGTGGAGGAGGGTGAAGATCCGGCTACTACGGCTGCGCGGGAGGCCGTGGAGGAGACCGGTTGGCGGCCGGTTGGCGAACCGGAGCATGTGGCAACCTTCCAGCCGCTGCCCGGCATGGTGGATGCTCCAGTGAATGCTTACATCTGGCGGCACGCCGATAAGGTCGGTGAGCCGACCGACGCAGAAGAGGCCGCGCGGATCGAGTGGATACCGATTGATCGGATGGGGGAACTCATCAAGCGCGGTGAAGTGCTCGGCTCGGGTGCGATCGTGCCGGTGTTGTTCTACCTGGCTTCCCGCAGTACCTGA
- a CDS encoding tetratricopeptide repeat protein gives MVRYLLERGKALGIPVASESALLVMLSRWENGHVEVTDTGYQRLFREFYGRTNEELGFPPEPLNESAQELRDRLTLARSIDRETLDLFQSQVNAVRGSDKRFGALVILDQLNKLVSQIEGIQKFSVSTEHRKRLAATLTDARTLAGWTALDRGSQLQAWQYHEDAKVSAREADSPNLLAHATAQQAVILLDMGESAAAVELLEYARQVVGNRAPALLRTWLTAAYGEGLAAVGRHDEALRAFDDAHTPMPNDPLDPEMPFLLLNDGHLTRWRGSALLRLGDHDAINELEAAAQKLESTPASAIRGQTGMFVDLAFAYAAAGDSRMAVEYARKARRLAAQIGSDRQRQRLANLELPDARGSGIARS, from the coding sequence GTGGTGCGCTACCTCCTTGAGCGAGGCAAGGCCCTCGGCATACCGGTAGCCAGTGAGTCAGCGTTGCTCGTCATGCTGTCACGCTGGGAGAACGGCCACGTGGAAGTGACCGACACGGGCTATCAACGCCTCTTCCGAGAGTTCTACGGCCGCACCAACGAAGAACTCGGCTTCCCTCCCGAGCCGTTGAACGAATCCGCACAAGAACTTCGCGACCGGCTGACACTTGCACGTAGCATCGACCGTGAAACCCTCGACCTGTTCCAAAGCCAAGTGAACGCCGTACGCGGTTCGGACAAGAGGTTCGGCGCCCTGGTAATACTCGACCAACTGAACAAGCTGGTCAGTCAGATTGAGGGCATTCAAAAGTTCAGCGTCAGTACAGAGCATCGAAAGCGGTTGGCGGCCACGCTCACCGACGCGCGGACGTTGGCAGGCTGGACAGCACTGGACCGCGGATCGCAATTGCAGGCATGGCAATACCATGAGGATGCCAAGGTCTCGGCCCGAGAAGCAGATTCTCCCAACCTGCTGGCGCACGCCACAGCGCAGCAAGCCGTGATCCTCCTGGACATGGGCGAATCCGCCGCAGCCGTCGAACTACTGGAATACGCACGCCAGGTGGTCGGCAATCGGGCCCCCGCGCTACTCCGCACCTGGCTCACAGCGGCATACGGCGAAGGTCTCGCTGCCGTCGGTAGGCACGATGAGGCGCTTCGTGCGTTCGATGATGCTCATACGCCGATGCCCAACGACCCGCTGGACCCCGAAATGCCGTTCCTGCTTCTCAACGACGGACATCTGACTCGGTGGCGTGGCAGCGCTCTTCTAAGGTTAGGCGACCATGACGCGATCAACGAGCTGGAAGCAGCAGCCCAGAAGCTGGAGTCAACGCCGGCCTCGGCAATCCGCGGGCAGACCGGAATGTTCGTTGACCTAGCCTTTGCTTACGCTGCCGCCGGCGATAGCAGGATGGCCGTCGAGTACGCCCGCAAGGCCCGTCGCCTCGCGGCTCAAATCGGCTCCGACCGCCAACGGCAGCGTCTCGCGAACTTGGAGCTACCTGACGCGCGCGGCTCAGGTATTGCGCGAAGCTAG
- a CDS encoding NUDIX hydrolase — protein sequence MTDYPEALRWTVHGKRAVYDNEWIKLDLVDVEPPDGNRFEHHVVKLHEVAVALLLNDHEEVLTLWRYRFAVDQWGYELIGGLVEEGESPATTAAREAEEETGWRPIGEPEHIATFQPLPGMVDAPVNAYIWRKAEKVGESTDAEEAARIEWIPIDRMLELVKRGEVLGSGAIVPLLFYLASRNT from the coding sequence GTGACTGATTACCCCGAGGCCCTACGGTGGACGGTGCACGGCAAACGAGCCGTCTATGACAACGAGTGGATCAAGCTCGACCTAGTAGACGTCGAGCCTCCCGACGGTAATCGATTCGAACATCATGTGGTCAAGCTGCATGAAGTCGCTGTTGCACTCCTCCTGAACGATCATGAAGAGGTGCTAACGCTATGGCGGTATCGGTTCGCTGTTGACCAGTGGGGTTATGAATTGATTGGCGGACTCGTTGAAGAAGGTGAAAGTCCGGCCACTACCGCTGCGCGGGAAGCTGAAGAAGAGACCGGGTGGCGGCCGATTGGCGAGCCAGAACATATTGCAACGTTCCAGCCATTGCCCGGCATGGTGGATGCTCCGGTGAATGCCTACATCTGGCGGAAGGCCGAGAAGGTCGGTGAGTCTACCGACGCCGAAGAGGCCGCGCGGATCGAGTGGATTCCGATTGATCGGATGTTGGAACTCGTCAAGCGCGGCGAAGTGCTTGGCTCGGGTGCGATCGTGCCGCTGTTGTTCTACCTAGCTTCGCGCAATACCTGA
- a CDS encoding helix-turn-helix domain-containing protein encodes MSTTTGVGAGSPTFYTVREAARLMRIAPSTLYRAIREDAFPAVCVRTRYVVPAQAVEEMVRRTVDSGGVVDVAGMAAERRTAREVARVTGGARW; translated from the coding sequence ATGAGTACGACAACTGGCGTGGGCGCTGGTTCGCCCACCTTCTACACGGTGCGTGAGGCCGCGCGCCTCATGCGCATCGCACCCTCCACGTTGTACCGGGCGATCAGGGAAGACGCCTTTCCGGCGGTCTGCGTCCGGACTCGATATGTCGTCCCCGCGCAGGCCGTCGAGGAGATGGTGCGGCGGACGGTGGACTCCGGTGGTGTGGTCGACGTCGCCGGTATGGCCGCTGAGCGGAGGACTGCGCGCGAGGTGGCGCGAGTGACCGGGGGTGCCCGGTGGTGA